A single Plasmodium sp. gorilla clade G2 genome assembly, chromosome: 7 DNA region contains:
- a CDS encoding 60S ribosomal protein L37 — translation MGKAGKGTGSFGKRNGKTHFLCLRCGKRSYHLQKKKCASCGYPSAKKRRFNWSVKAKRRNTTGTGRCRYIKTLRRKLKNKFTEGSTPKPKQR, via the coding sequence atgGGTAAAGCCGGAAAAGGTACAGGTTCTTTTGGTAAGAGGAATGGGAAAACACATTTCTTATGTTTAAGATGTGGAAAGAGAAGTTATcatttacaaaaaaagaaatgtgCTTCTTGTGGATATCCAAGTGCCAAGAAAAGAAGATTTAACTGGTCTGTAAAAGCAAAAAGAAGAAACACAACAGGCACAGGAAGAtgtagatatataaaaacattaagaagaaaattaaaaaacaaatttaCAGAAGGAAGTACTCCAAAACCAAAACAAAGATAA
- a CDS encoding cysteine-rich secretory protein, putative, whose product MIGIMHIFFLFFVFISSYIYVNGQFCKFNKDFIRERHNDFRLKHKAKPLRWSKKLEEIATYEANLIRDQSDCIVSSKQVDTNYFSFFKNENIEASVDTWYEGINDYDFELGCIKRNDNIFEFTRIIWKSSENLGCATACCKTKGILICKYDHNTNRPGYFGDNVGTIDTMYVWDDLNNGMHIKKNENLDNITQI is encoded by the exons aTGATTGGAATtatgcatattttttttttattttttgtttttatttcttcttatatatatgtgaatggacaattttgtaaatttaac AAGGATTTTATAAGAGAAAGACATAACGATTTTAGATTAAAGCATAAAGCGAAACCACTGAGATG gagTAAGAAACTTGAAGAGATAGCAACATACGAAGCAAATTtg ataAGGGATCAATCTGATTGTATTGTTAGCTCAAAGCAAGTTGATACAAactatttttccttttttaaaaatgaaaatattgaagCATCCGTTGATACATGGTATGAGGGAATTAATGATTATGACTTTGAGTtag GATGTATTAAAaggaatgataatatatttgaatttaCAAGAATTATATGGAAAAGTTCAGAG aACCTTGGGTGTGCTACAGCATGTTGTAAAACAAAAGGAATTTTAATTTGCAAATATGATCATAATACAAATAGGCCAg gTTATTTTGGTGACAATGTTGGAACTATtgat acaATGTACGTTTGGGATGATTTAAATAATGGAATgcatataaagaaaaatgagAATTTAGATAACATAACACAGATATAA
- a CDS encoding RNA helicase, putative, translating into MKNHLFYVSSFLKGEGVNMLNQFRYTYHTINKMSKDKNKNCVIGRKHYVKRNLKKKEREDEKFIKDELYKNSFLEYNFKTDIYLKLNELGIMNPSRIQMNVIPLLLSEKKKNYQTNNNNNNNNNNSNNSNNSNNYSYCNSDMFHRDGIISINRNNIYNQILKNRIEINNYLKKNNIFIPDNYNIYNVEKYKNANNIDYNYNYNSNHNTHQGYNLMYRLKDDKEKIISMNENKEKCFNDVYLIVSPNNSGKTLSYFLPILDNFYKTNERIMKYLLNFYHFLNKYNYKKYKNKLYRKKERLRYVRGRKDENLFFNISYEKYKVNNRIIHMRTYKNYNINNSYIKNKRNNQLNSLRHKKNIFFPYAIILTNTREAACELFSLLKQFDINIELLSGGYLNKKKSIKKYHVEYFSDTNRNYNDKEENIWRDTSYRGRYEYVRNIKEKTNDKTKTSGGNERINYNIDLLIGTPDKIFEKMENIKNKHLYNFKFLKYFIIEESESLCNVFNERKLQLLFNHIKKYTNMYYFGGLQKGDEDMEYQDNKEESKYSNKLFDKCIEQNDEEGGKKIRKRVSGNRFAIKEMDINEDTYEHEMVHNKMMDIKNKDHMNDGTDKDDTCSINNKDKVQNNLNKMYSSHNNNDYINTQQDVDDEIEKKKKKDELPPILEKGNNKENNINNEKKKKDIHIDNINIKNIKNTLYSNIPISIFVSSTKTCAISEFLNNNIRSKYIQQIININSHNIDKDMKHIFINSKNKEKVSLLLEILNSKEINKGNISNNYKNNLYGNILYSGTNCTFVCRYVIFCNTRKSVMNIREILEELEYKVSYIHNEMNYKDRSRNYRDFKKGKTNILICTNILSRGVTFDNCQIINYDLSNNINDYIYKTKNISGSSNLDKNNNSITSFFNKKTTGIVNDIIERTSDKKQITFQNLNKKVSKMLKLQSKYYDIVKKKKKFQKRGGRKALHIAPRRNCLSKKNKILSKKLYFYHKMEIERKRLIKKGILKGHEKIPRYPNRQAQVYDSNEYNTMNKLNDGSLQLLAKKRKTKKNITKNNEIQYDQDTIVLDNMPTYEDEANVKEKKYQKKTYF; encoded by the coding sequence atgaagaatCATTTGTTTTATGTGAGCTCCTTTTTGAAAGGAGAAGGAGTAAACATGTTGAATCAGTTTAGGTATACATACCATactattaataaaatgagCAAAGATAAAAACAAGAATTGTGTTATTGGAAGAAAACATTATGTAAAGaggaatttaaaaaagaaagaacgAGAGGatgaaaaatttataaaagatgaattatataaaaatagttttttagaatataattttaaaactgatatatatttaaaattaaatgaattagGCATTATGAATCCTTCACGTATACAAATGAATGTGATACCTTTATTACtaagtgaaaaaaaaaaaaattatcaaactaataataataataataataataataataatagtaataatagtaataatagtaataattatagtTATTGTAATAGTGATATGTTTCATCGAGATGGTATTATATCCATAAATAGAAATAACATTTACAatcaaatattaaagaatagaatagaaataaataactatctaaaaaaaaataatatatttataccagacaattataatatatataatgttgagaaatataaaaatgcaaataatatagattataattataattataatagtaaCCATAATACACACCAAGGATATAATCTAATGTATCGTTTGAAagatgataaagaaaaaattatatctatGAATgagaataaagaaaaatgcTTTAATGATGTATACCTAATTGTTAGCCCCAATAATAGTGGAAAAACGTTAAGTTATTTTCTTCCTATATtagataatttttataaaactaATGAACgtataatgaaatatttattaaatttttatcattttttaaataaatataattataagaaatataaaaataaattatatagaaaaaaagaaaggttAAGATATGTTCGTGGTAGGAAGGATGaaaatcttttttttaatatatcatatgagAAATATAAAGTGAATAATAGAATTATACATATGcgtacatataaaaattataatataaataatagttatataaaaaataaaaggaataatCAATTAAATAGTTTaagacataaaaaaaatattttttttccatatgcTATAATTTTAACAAATACAAGAGAAGCTGCTTGTGagcttttttctttattaaaacaattcgatataaatattgaatTATTGAGTGGAGGATATTTAAATAAGAAGAaatctataaaaaaataccaCGTAGAATATTTTTCTGATACAAATcgaaattataatgataaagaagaaaatatatggaGAGATACTTCTTATAGAGGTAGGTATGAATATGtcagaaatataaaagaaaaaacaaatgataaaacaaaaacatcTGGAGGGAATGAGCGAATAAATTACAATATCGATCTTTTGATAGGAACTCCagataaaatatttgaaaagaTGGAAAATATCAAGaataaacatttatataatttcaaatttttaaaatattttattattgaaGAATCAGAATCGTTATGTAACGTTTTTAATGAGAGAAAGTTACAACTCTTATTtaatcatattaaaaaatatacaaatatgtattattttggGGGGTTACAAAAAGGTGATGAAGATATGGAATATCAAGATAATAAGGAAGAGAgtaaatattcaaataaattatttgataaatGTATTGAACAGAATGATGAGGAGGGTGGGAAAAAAATTCGAAAGAGGGTATCTGGGAATAGGTTTGCAATTAAAGAAATggatataaatgaagatacATATGAACATGAGATGGTCCACAATAAAATGAtggatattaaaaataaggaTCATATGAATGATGGTACTGATAAGGATGATACATgtagtattaataataaagataaggTGCAAaacaatttaaataaaatgtatagttcgcataataataatgattatataaatacacagCAAGATGTTGATgatgaaatagaaaaaaaaaaaaaaaaagatgaattACCTCCCATCTtagaaaaaggaaataataaggaaaacaatataaataatgaaaaaaaaaaaaaagatatacatattgataatataaatattaaaaatataaaaaatacattatattcaaatatacCTATTAGCATTTTTGTTTCATCTACTAAAACGTGTGCTATTTCggaatttttaaataacaatataaggagtaaatatattcagcaaataataaatataaatagccACAATATTGATAAGGATatgaaacatatatttattaatagtaAAAATAAGGAGAAagtatctttattattagaaATACTTAATagtaaagaaataaataagggtaacatatcaaataattacaagaataatttatatggaaatatattatatagtgGAACAAATTGTACGTTTGTTTGCagatatgtaatattttgtaatacTAGAAAGAGTGTAATGAATATTCGAGAAATCCTAGAAGAATTAGAATATAAGGTAagttatatacataatgaaATGAATTATAAAGATAGGAGTAGAAATTATCGAGATTTTAAAAAAGGGAAAacgaatatattaatatgtactAATATATTAAGTAGAGGTGTTACCTTTGATAATtgtcaaataataaattatgacttaagtaataatataaatgattatatatataaaacaaaaaatatttctggATCTTCCAAtttagataaaaataataattccataacatccttttttaataaaaaaactaCAGGTATTGTTAATGATATAATTGAAAGAACGAGCGATAAGAAACAAATTACCTTTCAAAATTTGAACAAGAAAGTAAGCAAAATGTTAAAATTACAAagtaaatattatgatatagttaaaaaaaaaaaaaaatttcaaaaaCGAGGTGGAAGAAAAGCATTACATATTGCTCCTAGAAGAAATTGTTTAagtaaaaagaataaaatactatctaagaaattatatttttatcataaaatGGAAATCGAAAGAAAaagattaataaaaaaaggtaTACTTAAAGGTCATGAAAAAATTCCAAGATATCCAAATAGACAAGCACAAGTATATGATagtaatgaatataataccATGAATAAATTAAACGATGGATCATTACAATTACTAgccaaaaaaagaaaaacaaagaaaaatataactaaaaataatgaaatacaATATGATCAAGATACTATTGTATTGGATAATATGCCTACATATGAAGACGAAGCAAATgttaaggaaaaaaaatatcagaAGAAAACTTACTTttaa
- a CDS encoding importin-7, putative, which yields MQNLLNTSKLCEVLEGSISASKEKRIECEEYLKQITKVDGYMNVILNIVKSINIVDDNIRISASIFLKNSVRNNYDVLKKEEVCTLTKDIYESLLYLEMKDKQLYIQLFEIMKILIHNNFPDNFTLLENILEDMNQRKDFRRLYVSLYCLKLIFKKLKIKKKENNELYVDILNKYFYPLINCLYDLSMLDLNNNDVSEILSLICKIYYYVNDSYLIKEVIILEYMDNYFSLFDFILKNEIVVTNYIEDENYLKKLPQFKCKRIVLDIITRLFSRYVNTNYNKFNNDITKKFCDVFLNKWLCPFFEDFIINLQNYDKNKKTLTDECLIYILQGLSYGVENALIYKNYIKNNFDFLVRSIIFPLLCYNNEDIEKLLYDEYDYTMNIFNTYVVEDKKVSASSFIKDLTRYRGVKHISELFALCENIISTYNENYNKIYSSTHNLTNENDQFSQLEELLNNEYCKYKYGALKILECLYNRLCDKKRNMNIEQFLKTYVENDLNSPNYLLCYQSIVTYSCFIKKVQSFTDINGLLRNYEIILNHMGSSSLLIRVASASYIKKFFKIKNEYLKNAIIKTIPLLIERLLNVIKEIKCEYIVMTLDNLAYTYKDYITPYVNDVVVALCTSFVFLINKKDVEANIKNSLEYNLRNNSHNNNSNYNSNSNNNSHHMHHHHHFHNNNDITMNSMSDNSFIKQKYGSIMNEKKEKKNENEELDLNSVILSILTAILSLLDSVDEENKVQIYKNTISYLYVVVDETFKSPSIDYLEEALSLLTNITYYLDIDEQVYKRFEKLYDIFYFNTDDNLKVQELNMIRANPQIILNNEILISDKNSDAYFYDFIFDLSFSIGVFDNIISKATESFVQMYSHEYGMKYIHMVYRLGMFALHSKIVKSACKLFFILFEATVKIRGVDELIIPVLNAFSMKLFKHDEAQAVMNQKKKESLENNDGADSICSEYDEDILSKTSLEYIRKLFYSIIIYNVDQFFLFFNNINKTPFILMFLSNLNDIKINNTRKLYILAMSNILENMHNSNISMHINEINSFMLNLVNIANVYYENKNVKEDSEKSFDSDTSSIDDNSEVDIDENEDATNEKAYKLIKTIEALEKKNDLKIKIKDNVTLDNIVTAQTQNFNKEIKNHNNNHDDADYDEDEDDDDDDDAYYDYDDCSDYSNDEYRKGFFDDINAFKILYDTTTNFYNKYQNTYNNEILGKMKYLVDADHNNELQQKTQDK from the coding sequence atgcAGAACCTTTTAAATACCAGCAAATTGTGTGAAGTGCTCGAGGGTTCAATCAGCGCTTCAAAGGAGAAAAGAATAGAATGTGAGGAATACTTAAAACAAATAACTAAAGTTGATGGTTATATGAATGTTATATTAAACATTGTGAAGAGTATAAATATTGTAGATGACAATATTAGGATATCAgcttctatatttttaaagaatagtgttagaaataattatgatgtattaaaaaaagaagaagtaTGTACCTTaacaaaagatatatatgaaagtttattatatttagaaaTGAAAGataaacaattatatattcaattatttgaaataatgaaaatattaatacataataattttccAGATAATTTTACTCtattagaaaatattttagaaGATATGAATCAAAGAAAAGATTTCCGTAGATTATATGTAAGTTTATATtgtttaaaattaatttttaagaaattaaaaataaaaaagaaagaaaataatgagttatatgtagatatattaaataaatatttttatcctttGATTAATTGTTTATATGATTTAAGTATGTtagatttaaataataatgatgttaGTGAGATTCTAAGTTTAATAtgtaaaatttattattatgtaaatgatagttatttaataaaagaagTTATTATATTAGAATATATGGATAATTATTTCAGTTTATTcgattttatattaaagaatGAAATTGTAGTCACAAATTATATAGAGgatgaaaattatttaaaaaaattaccaCAATTTAAATGTAAAAGAATAGTATTAGATATTATAACTCGTTTATTTTCTAGATATGTAAatacaaattataataaatttaataatgatattaccAAAAAATTTTGTGATGTATTCTTGAACAAATGGTTATGTCCATTCTTTGAAGATTTCATAATtaatttacaaaattatgataaaaataaaaagactTTAACAGATGaatgtttaatatatatattacaaggATTATCATATGGTGTTGAAAATGCattgatatataaaaattatataaaaaataattttgattttttagtTAGAAGTATAATATTTCCACtattatgttataataatgaagatattgaaaaattattatatgatgaatatgattatactatgaatatatttaatacatatgtTGTAGAAGATAAAAAGGTAAGTGCAAGCTCATTTATAAAAGATTTAACTAGATATAGAGGTGTTAAACATATATCAGAGTTATTTGCTTTAtgtgaaaatattataagtacctataatgaaaattataataaaatttatagtTCTACTCATAATCTTACCAATGAGAATGATCAGTTCTCTCAATtagaagaattattaaataatgaatattgtaaatataaatatggtgctttaaaaatattagaatgtttatataatcgTTTATGTgataagaaaagaaatatgaatattgaacagtttttaaaaacatatgTAGAAAATGATTTAAATAGTCCAAACtatttattatgttatcAATCAATTGTAACATATTcttgttttattaaaaaagtaCAATCATTCACAGATATAAATGGATTATTAAGAAACTATGAAATTATTCTTAATCATATGGGTAGTTCAAGTTTATTAATTAGAGTTGCTAGTGCATCATATATTAAGAAATTCTTTAAAatcaaaaatgaatatttaaaaaatgcaataataaaaacaattccTTTACTTATTGAACGTTTATTAAATGTTATCAAAGAAATTAAATGTGAATATATTGTTATGACCTTAGATAATTTagcatacacatataaagaTTATATAACACCATATGTAAATGATGTTGTTGTTGCATTGTGTACGAGTTTTGtatttcttataaataaaaaagatgtagaagcaaatattaaaaattcactagaatataatttaagaaataatagtcataataataatagtaattataatagtaatagtaataataatagtcaCCATAtgcatcatcatcatcattttcataataataatgatataacaaTGAATAGTATGAGtgataattcttttataaaacaaaaatatggTAGCATcatgaatgaaaaaaaagaaaaaaaaaatgaaaatgaagaattgGATCTAAATTCTGTAATTTTATCTATACTAACAGCAATTTTAAGTTTATTAGATTCTgtagatgaagaaaataaagtacaaatatataaaaatactatatcttatttatatgtagTTGTTGATGAAACATTTAAATCACCATCTATTGATTATTTAGAAGAAGcattatctttattaactaatataacatattatttagATATAGATGAACAAGTATATAAACGttttgaaaaattatatgatatattttattttaatacagatgataatttaaaagtCCAAGAACTAAATATGATACGAGCTAATCCACAGATTATTTTAAACAATGAAATCTTGATTAGTGACAAGAATAGTGAtgcatatttttatgatttcatatttgatttatcattttctataggtgtatttgataatataatatctaaAGCAACTGAAAGTTTTGTTCAAATGTATAGCCATGAATATGgaatgaaatatattcatatggtCTATAGATTAGGTATGTTTGCTTTACATTCTAAAATTGTAAAAAGTGCATGCAAATTATTCTTTATACTTTTTGAAGCTACTGTCAAAATAAGAGGAGTAGATGAATTGATAATACCTGTACTAAATGCTTTTTCtatgaaattatttaaacATGATGAAGCACAAGCTGTTatgaatcaaaaaaaaaaagaatccttagaaaataatgatggtGCAGATAGTATATGCAGTGAATACGATGAAGATATATTAAGTAAAACAAGCTTAgaatatattagaaaattattttattcaattattatatataatgttgatcaattctttttattctttaataatataaataaaacaccttttatattaatgttCTTGTCTAATCTAAATgatatcaaaataaataatacaaggAAATTGTATATACTAGCCATGagtaatatattagaaaatatGCACAATTCTAATATTAGTATGCATATTAATGAAATTAATTCATTTATGCTTAATCTAGTTAATATAGCTAAtgtatattatgaaaataaaaatgtcaAAGAAGACTCAGAAAAATCATTTGATTCAGATACATCTTCAATTGATGATAATAGTGAGGTAGATATagatgaaaatgaagatgctacaaatgaaaaagcttataaattaattaaaactATTGAAGccttagaaaaaaaaaatgatctaaaaataaaaataaaagataatgtTACATTAGATAATATCGTAACTGCTCAAAcacaaaattttaataaagaaatcaaaaatcataataataatcatgatGATGCAGattatgatgaagatgaagatgatgatgatgatgatgacgcttattatgattatgatGATTGTTCCGATTATAGTAATGATGAATATAGAAAAGGATTCTTTGATGATATTAATGCattcaaaattttatatgataCAACAACAaacttttataataaatatcaaaatacttataataatgaaatctTAGGTAAAATGAAATATCTAGTTGATGCAGATCATAATAATGAGTTACAACAAAAAACACAAGATAAATAA
- a CDS encoding 40S ribosomal protein S29, putative yields MGCILNVHPKKYGQGSRQCRVCSNKHAIIRKYNINICRQCFRERADIIGFKKYR; encoded by the exons ATGGGTTGTATTTTAAACGTTCATCCAAAGAAATATGGTCAAGGATCTAGGCAAtg cCGTGTATGTTCAAATAAGCACGCCAtaattagaaaatataacataaacaTATGCAGACAATGTTTTAGAGAAAGAGCTGATATCATTGGATTTAAGAag TATAGATAA
- a CDS encoding ATP synthase subunit C, putative: protein MMNKFFYNTLNSSLFQNFKLKSSYLSSGYFFSNRSITTNVNKSFISNYLFKENNFFRSYHTSPFICRSLNNSNCNTLLQKDEKNSVNKHYGVRHDSGIASLSAAIALMSVGGVAQGIGNLFSALVLGTSRNPSIKDELFTYTLIGMGFLEFLGIICVLMSAVLLYS, encoded by the exons atgatgaataagtttttttataatacttTAAATTCATCtctttttcaaaattttaaaCTAAAGAGCTCATATTTGAGCAgtggatattttttttctaatagaAGTATAACAACCAATGTGAACAAATCCTTTATTTCTAATTACTTATTTaaggaaaataatttttttagatCTTATCACACTTCACCATTTATATGTAGATCActtaataattcaaattgTAACACCCTCCTTCAA AAGGATGAAAAGAATAGTGTTAATAAACACTATGGTGTCAGACACGATAGTGGTATTGCAAGTTTATCTGCAGCTATTGCCTTAATGTCAGTTGGAGgg gTTGCTCAAGGTATAGGTAACCTTTTTTCGGCTTTGGTTTTAGGAACTAGTAGAAATCCATCAATTAAGGATGAATTGTTTACATATACTTTAATTGGAATGGGTTTCTTAGAATTTCTAG gTATCATTTGTGTTTTGATGAGCGCTGTTTTGTTATATTCTTAA